A stretch of the Rhizobium sp. CCGE531 genome encodes the following:
- a CDS encoding IS630 family transposase (programmed frameshift): MAKGDFAMGTALTIRGDYTADDLRRLARQSRDADWSRRLLALSIIYEGGSRSQAASMGGVGLQIVRDWVERFNLHGPDGLKTGKAKGREPLLNDQQRKALVEAVENGPVPYLDGVVRWRLVDLAQWLWQEHRISISRQTLGRELNALGYRKLTARPKHHAQDPHAIEEFKKTFPPQWEKAAGAAKGKRIEIWFQDEARIGQKNKIARRWAKRGTRPSAPHDQRTRSAYIFGAICPKFGKAAALVMPWCDTHAMNQHLIEISGHVANDAHAILVMDQAGWHLSNNLMVPENITILPLPAKSPELNPVENLWQFMRENWLSNRVYTSYEDIVDHCCDAWRKLQRQPWRIMSIGRRKWANEF, encoded by the exons ATGGCGAAAGGAGATTTCGCCATGGGAACAGCGCTGACCATTCGTGGAGATTATACGGCTGATGATCTGCGTCGGCTGGCAAGGCAGAGCCGTGACGCGGATTGGTCGCGCCGATTGTTGGCCTTGTCGATCATTTACGAGGGTGGTTCGCGCAGCCAGGCAGCATCGATGGGTGGGGTCGGTTTGCAAATTGTCCGTGACTGGGTCGAGCGTTTCAATCTGCATGGTCCAGATGGCCTGAAAACGGGAAAGGCGAAGGGACGTGAGCCCTTGTTGAACGATCAGCAGCGGAAGGCGCTGGTCGAGGCGGTTGAGAACGGTCCCGTTCCCTATCTCGATGGCGTCGTGCGCTGGCGGCTGGTCGATCTGGCGCAATGGCTTTGGCAGGAGCATCGTATCTCCATCAGCCGCCAGACGCTTGGGCGCGAATTGAATGCCCTGGGCTATCGCAAACTCACTGCCCGACCGAAGCATCATGCGCAGGACCCGCATGCGATTGAGGAATTTAAAAAAACTTTCCCGCCGCAGTGGGAGAAA GCCGCCGGGGCCGCTAAAGGCAAGCGAATAGAAATCTGGTTCCAGGACGAGGCCCGCATCGGCCAGAAGAATAAGATCGCCAGGCGATGGGCCAAACGAGGGACACGGCCCTCGGCTCCGCATGATCAGCGAACGAGATCCGCTTATATCTTCGGCGCGATCTGCCCGAAATTTGGCAAGGCCGCCGCCCTCGTCATGCCATGGTGCGATACCCATGCCATGAACCAGCATTTGATCGAGATATCCGGCCATGTTGCCAATGACGCCCACGCCATCCTCGTCATGGATCAGGCGGGTTGGCATTTATCGAACAATCTCATGGTGCCCGAAAACATCACCATTCTACCGCTGCCAGCGAAGTCACCCGAACTCAATCCGGTCGAAAATCTCTGGCAGTTCATGCGCGAAAACTGGCTCTCTAACCGTGTGTACACATCCTACGAAGACATCGTCGATCACTGCTGCGATGCCTGGCGCAAGCTTCAACGTCAGCCTTGGCGCATCATGTCGATCGGGCGCAGAAAATGGGCCAATGAGTTCTAG
- a CDS encoding tyrosine-type recombinase/integrase: MAEMSPLRRRMIEDMTVRNLSPATQRSYISAVRKFSRYFARSPDRLDLDDIRSFQVYLVSTGISWASLNQIVCALRFFYGITLGQDDVPERIPYAREPRKLPVILSADEVVQFLEAVSSLKARVALTTAYAAGLRVGEVCGLKVEDVDSSRMVMHVRHGKGAKARYVMLSTELLGILRSYWRLSRPTAFLFPGRDADKPIEPTVLNAACRSAVAATGLSKRVTVHTLRHSFATHLLENGTDIRIIQVLLGHAHLSSTAHYTQVSTDTIRSTASPLDLLQLEVTPPGS; this comes from the coding sequence ATGGCTGAGATGAGCCCTCTTCGCCGCCGGATGATTGAGGACATGACGGTCCGCAATTTGTCCCCGGCGACCCAACGATCCTACATCAGTGCAGTCCGGAAGTTCAGCCGCTATTTCGCCCGATCGCCTGATCGGCTCGATCTTGACGATATTCGTAGCTTCCAGGTTTACCTCGTCTCAACCGGGATATCCTGGGCATCGTTGAACCAGATTGTATGCGCTCTTCGGTTTTTCTATGGGATCACTCTGGGTCAGGACGATGTCCCCGAGCGGATCCCGTACGCGCGCGAGCCACGGAAACTTCCTGTTATTCTGTCGGCGGACGAAGTGGTGCAATTTCTTGAGGCCGTCTCCAGTCTGAAGGCGCGCGTGGCGCTGACTACGGCTTATGCTGCTGGCCTCAGGGTCGGTGAGGTCTGCGGACTGAAGGTCGAGGATGTCGACAGCTCCCGCATGGTGATGCATGTTCGCCATGGTAAAGGCGCCAAAGCCCGATACGTTATGCTGTCGACAGAACTGCTCGGCATCCTGCGCAGCTATTGGCGTCTATCGCGCCCCACGGCATTCCTTTTTCCAGGGCGTGATGCCGACAAACCGATCGAACCGACAGTCTTGAATGCCGCTTGCCGATCGGCGGTTGCCGCAACGGGTCTTTCAAAACGCGTCACCGTTCATACGTTGCGGCATTCCTTTGCCACTCACCTACTGGAGAATGGCACTGACATCCGGATCATCCAGGTCCTGCTCGGCCATGCCCATCTGTCGAGCACGGCACACTATACGCAGGTTTCCACCGACACGATCCGATCAACAGCCAGCCCACTTGATCTGTTGCAGCTGGAGGTGACGCCGCCGGGATCGTAA
- a CDS encoding polysaccharide pyruvyl transferase family protein — translation MKIVVFNVKYSENLGDGLLAECVEAALTKSGDEIEVETIDLAGRRAYAASNGGRRRLALGLLRRLPFFARRRLVRLVLERRLNRLRGLWDDKIALADAVIIGGGNLFQDDDLNFPLKIGEVLDCVSRYDRPLAVYAVGVSKQWSEPAYDLFARLRRTRLVHLSVRDGFAQDNWQEHFPEGPSAKIVRDPGLLVHAMPIAEKPASSSKRQLTVGLCVTDPVILDRHGKDHASHIPFSSIGAYRDLIGVLLEDGQRVVLFCNGAREDHLFAERIRNSVSKHRAVEAGTLDIASRPRVPADLIQTIQSMDVVLAHRLHACIAAYALKIPHVGLSWDSKVEGFFNSVGREAYFIKDSRSPAVHVALLLKAAEKEGIEALRHRVTIAEARAGISNMRRHLVGSDECAISGI, via the coding sequence ATGAAGATCGTCGTCTTCAACGTCAAGTATAGCGAGAATCTCGGCGACGGACTGCTCGCGGAATGCGTCGAAGCCGCCCTGACGAAAAGCGGCGACGAGATCGAGGTGGAAACGATCGATCTCGCCGGGCGTCGAGCCTATGCCGCAAGCAATGGCGGTCGCAGGCGCCTGGCGCTCGGATTGCTCCGCCGGTTGCCCTTCTTCGCCCGGCGGCGGCTCGTCCGCCTGGTGCTCGAGCGCAGGCTGAACAGGCTTCGCGGCCTGTGGGACGACAAGATTGCCCTCGCGGACGCCGTCATTATCGGCGGCGGCAATTTGTTTCAGGACGACGACCTCAATTTTCCGCTGAAGATCGGTGAGGTGCTCGATTGCGTCTCGCGCTACGATCGTCCTCTGGCGGTTTACGCCGTCGGTGTCAGCAAGCAGTGGTCGGAGCCCGCCTACGATCTCTTCGCGCGATTGAGACGGACAAGGCTTGTTCATCTTTCCGTGCGGGACGGCTTTGCGCAGGACAACTGGCAGGAACACTTTCCCGAAGGACCGAGCGCGAAAATCGTGCGGGATCCGGGACTCTTGGTTCATGCGATGCCGATCGCGGAAAAACCCGCGTCATCCTCCAAGCGCCAGCTGACCGTCGGTCTATGCGTGACCGACCCCGTCATCCTGGACAGGCACGGCAAGGATCATGCCTCCCACATCCCATTTTCCAGCATCGGTGCTTACCGGGATCTGATCGGAGTGCTTCTGGAAGATGGCCAGCGCGTCGTTTTATTTTGCAATGGTGCGAGGGAAGATCACTTATTTGCGGAGCGCATCCGGAATTCGGTCAGCAAGCATCGTGCCGTTGAAGCCGGTACGCTCGATATTGCCAGTCGCCCGCGGGTTCCGGCTGATCTCATTCAGACAATCCAGTCGATGGATGTGGTCCTGGCCCATAGGCTGCATGCCTGTATCGCGGCCTATGCCCTCAAAATCCCGCATGTCGGCCTGAGCTGGGACAGTAAGGTCGAAGGTTTCTTCAATTCTGTCGGTCGCGAGGCCTATTTCATAAAAGATTCGCGATCGCCGGCCGTGCATGTCGCCCTGCTGCTGAAGGCGGCCGAAAAGGAAGGGATAGAGGCACTCCGGCACCGTGTCACAATTGCAGAAGCCCGAGCCGGAATCTCGAACATGCGCCGCCACTTGGTCGGAAGCGACGAATGCGCCATATCGGGAATATAA
- a CDS encoding response regulator transcription factor: MHIVTVGSLDEWQMRNMQVLPSAILIMIGGRKVSDTDISAKICALVERFQTSPVIVGADGDELAQLLHALECGARGYIPTSVGIRVAAEAVALARAGGVFVPASSLLAAKEAIAPVASRNDCLDSLFTPREVVVAEALRRGKANKIIAYEMDLCESTVKVHIRNIMKKLNATNRTEVAYKIRELVR, from the coding sequence ATGCATATTGTCACCGTCGGATCGCTCGACGAATGGCAAATGCGCAATATGCAGGTACTGCCGTCCGCAATTCTTATCATGATCGGCGGCCGCAAAGTCTCCGACACCGATATCAGCGCGAAGATCTGCGCCTTGGTGGAGCGATTCCAGACAAGTCCCGTGATCGTCGGCGCAGATGGCGATGAGCTTGCGCAGCTCCTGCATGCGCTGGAGTGCGGGGCTCGCGGCTATATCCCGACCAGTGTCGGGATCCGGGTTGCCGCGGAAGCCGTTGCTCTTGCTCGCGCAGGCGGCGTCTTCGTACCGGCAAGCAGCCTTCTCGCCGCCAAGGAGGCGATTGCGCCCGTGGCCAGCCGAAATGACTGCCTCGACAGCCTCTTCACGCCGCGTGAAGTCGTGGTCGCGGAAGCGCTGAGGCGAGGAAAAGCGAACAAAATCATCGCCTACGAGATGGATCTTTGCGAGAGCACCGTCAAAGTTCACATCCGCAATATCATGAAGAAGCTGAATGCGACGAACCGAACTGAAGTCGCCTATAAGATCCGGGAACTCGTCCGCTAA
- a CDS encoding Crp/Fnr family transcriptional regulator yields MAGQISIGNIQSMGGMARTFAAGSMICDYETNAPRLLFLLDGWAASSKMLPNGTRFVTEFVLRGDMISTSLTAHSRETVQAITNVSVMAFPDFTSIPKIDAPALFYRIAIAELVRRQARMSESLANIGRRDALERTGYLLLELGTRIGTSQDYPNSECFDCPLTQADIGDAVGLSTVHINRVLRDMREAGLLSFRNGIVAFLDRPRLMDLVDFDESYFDTTMV; encoded by the coding sequence ATGGCAGGGCAGATTTCGATCGGGAATATCCAGAGCATGGGTGGCATGGCACGGACCTTTGCTGCTGGTAGCATGATCTGCGACTATGAGACCAATGCGCCGCGTCTTCTCTTCCTCTTGGATGGGTGGGCCGCGTCCAGCAAGATGCTGCCGAACGGCACGCGCTTCGTGACGGAGTTCGTTCTGCGCGGCGATATGATTTCGACGTCGTTGACGGCGCATTCGCGCGAGACCGTGCAGGCCATCACCAATGTATCCGTGATGGCCTTCCCGGATTTCACCTCCATTCCCAAGATCGACGCGCCGGCATTGTTTTATCGAATTGCCATCGCGGAGTTGGTGAGGCGCCAGGCTCGCATGTCTGAGAGCCTCGCCAACATAGGACGGCGTGACGCGCTGGAGAGGACCGGCTACCTGCTGCTCGAGCTCGGGACGCGGATCGGGACCTCGCAAGACTACCCCAATTCGGAATGCTTCGATTGTCCGTTGACGCAGGCGGATATCGGGGATGCCGTCGGCTTGTCGACGGTCCACATAAACCGCGTGCTCAGGGACATGCGCGAAGCCGGTCTCTTGTCGTTCCGCAACGGTATTGTTGCCTTTCTTGACCGTCCGCGTCTCATGGATCTCGTCGATTTCGACGAATCTTATTTCGACACAACTATGGTTTGA
- a CDS encoding IS91 family transposase translates to MRPTFEVADIFRRHGDSYRWENVGHLGRGERRVMGAIEACRTPRLGGHVDACDECGKTRISYNSCRNRHCPKCQGAARKEWVDARVADLLPVPYFHVVFTLPRGVAEIAFQNKAVVYALLMRISAETLQTIAANPKWLGAEIGVTAVLHTWGQAMTHHPHAHCLVPGGGLSPDRSRWVACRPGFFLPVRVLSRLFRRLFLTALAEAFAQGELHFVNELAHLNDDNTFTCHLSRARSIEWVVYAKPPFGGPDQVLAYLGRYTHRVAIANSRIVHADGDHVAFRWKDYRGNGRDRDKIMRLRPYEFIRRFLLHVIPDGFHRMRHFGFLANCHRRDRISLCRSLLGQPSPTGGQPHSAKSQQTHSYECPDCRRPMRRTGVNVAPVAPLRPSSFRCDTS, encoded by the coding sequence TTGCGCCCGACCTTCGAAGTCGCCGACATCTTCCGGCGACATGGGGACTCTTATAGGTGGGAGAACGTCGGTCATCTTGGCCGCGGCGAACGACGCGTCATGGGCGCGATAGAAGCTTGCCGGACACCCAGGCTCGGGGGTCACGTCGATGCCTGCGACGAGTGCGGCAAGACCCGCATCTCTTACAATTCCTGCCGTAACCGCCACTGCCCGAAGTGTCAGGGCGCGGCTCGCAAGGAGTGGGTCGACGCACGCGTCGCCGATCTCTTGCCAGTCCCATACTTCCATGTGGTCTTCACGCTACCGCGTGGCGTCGCCGAGATCGCCTTCCAGAACAAGGCGGTCGTCTATGCATTGCTGATGCGGATCTCAGCCGAGACGCTGCAGACCATCGCGGCCAACCCCAAATGGCTGGGCGCCGAGATCGGCGTCACCGCCGTCCTTCACACTTGGGGCCAGGCGATGACCCACCATCCCCATGCCCATTGTCTCGTGCCGGGCGGCGGTCTTTCACCAGACAGATCAAGGTGGGTCGCGTGCCGACCGGGCTTCTTTCTACCCGTTCGGGTGTTGTCACGCCTGTTTCGGCGACTCTTTCTGACCGCCCTCGCTGAAGCTTTCGCCCAAGGTGAGCTGCACTTCGTCAACGAACTCGCTCATCTCAACGACGACAACACATTCACCTGCCATCTCTCGCGCGCTCGCAGCATCGAATGGGTCGTCTATGCCAAGCCGCCCTTCGGTGGGCCGGACCAGGTGCTTGCCTATCTCGGCCGCTACACCCATCGTGTCGCTATCGCAAACAGCCGTATCGTTCATGCCGATGGCGACCACGTCGCCTTCCGATGGAAGGATTATCGTGGCAATGGTCGCGACCGTGACAAGATCATGCGCCTTCGTCCCTACGAGTTCATTCGGCGCTTTCTCCTTCATGTAATTCCGGATGGTTTCCACCGCATGCGCCACTTCGGCTTTCTCGCCAATTGTCATCGGCGGGATCGTATCAGTCTCTGCAGAAGCCTCCTCGGCCAGCCATCACCAACAGGCGGGCAACCCCATTCAGCCAAATCGCAGCAAACGCACTCCTACGAATGCCCCGACTGCCGGCGCCCCATGCGTAGGACAGGCGTCAACGTTGCACCAGTTGCGCCCCTCCGACCTTCATCCTTCCGGTGCGATACATCATGA
- a CDS encoding glycoside hydrolase family 16 protein encodes MSKPFGGHAGRNTFYTLRVVPFMLMHMDRFSQTCPARCLHNRRGFLRASIAAALIAIVDIDIARAGDTGDMLDVSGMTLTFEDPFDDLSISARGPGTRWISHTPWNGDFGGARFSDPGNDFPFAIQDGMLRITAARDGKGAWRSGLIASVDRNGDGFSQQYGYFEMRARLPDGPGVWPAFWLIGKDRSKATAEIDVIEYYGDKPGAYSSTAHVWHRDGRHDSDYARIDAFAAASPSDLHTYGVKIDSDFIRMYFDGKLVWKTRALPEHRQPMYMLVDLGIVEGITKMAAADPSFMFVDYVRAYQFR; translated from the coding sequence GTGTCTAAGCCTTTTGGGGGACATGCTGGCCGAAATACGTTCTATACCCTGCGGGTTGTGCCGTTCATGCTTATGCACATGGATCGCTTCTCACAAACATGTCCTGCTCGATGCCTGCACAACCGTCGCGGGTTCCTTCGCGCGTCTATTGCCGCCGCACTCATTGCGATCGTGGACATCGACATTGCACGCGCTGGCGACACAGGGGATATGCTCGATGTCAGCGGCATGACGCTGACATTCGAAGATCCTTTCGATGATCTCAGTATCTCTGCCAGGGGGCCTGGCACCCGCTGGATTTCCCATACTCCGTGGAATGGTGATTTCGGAGGTGCCCGCTTCTCCGATCCGGGTAACGACTTCCCCTTTGCAATACAGGACGGCATGCTGCGCATTACCGCGGCGCGTGATGGCAAAGGTGCATGGCGCTCCGGCCTGATTGCTTCCGTCGATCGAAATGGAGATGGCTTCTCTCAGCAATATGGCTATTTCGAAATGCGGGCACGACTGCCCGATGGCCCCGGTGTCTGGCCGGCCTTCTGGCTGATCGGCAAAGATCGCTCAAAGGCCACCGCCGAGATAGACGTCATCGAATATTATGGTGATAAGCCGGGTGCCTATTCCTCGACAGCGCATGTCTGGCACCGGGATGGGCGCCACGATTCCGATTATGCCCGCATCGATGCATTCGCTGCCGCAAGTCCCAGTGATTTGCACACTTATGGCGTGAAGATCGATTCCGATTTCATACGAATGTATTTCGATGGAAAGCTCGTTTGGAAGACCAGAGCTTTACCAGAACATCGCCAGCCCATGTATATGCTCGTCGATCTCGGTATCGTCGAAGGCATAACGAAGATGGCCGCGGCTGATCCATCCTTCATGTTTGTGGATTACGTCAGAGCCTACCAGTTCAGGTAG
- a CDS encoding helix-turn-helix transcriptional regulator: protein MSFRFEIGARARAASRFIANVRSDLIAAAVERRSQTGFTQQQLAELVGVSRQELNRYFCGQRELPLRSIADLAWALDKEIHVELRDPAGSTESGCLAQSEIPAETRVEAQAAVHSTSFREVISWSSSRAIRTIVARAIADRDD from the coding sequence ATGTCATTTCGGTTTGAGATAGGCGCGCGTGCGCGTGCGGCCAGCCGCTTCATCGCAAACGTTCGCAGCGATCTCATTGCCGCCGCCGTCGAAAGGCGATCCCAAACGGGTTTTACGCAGCAGCAGCTCGCGGAGCTGGTGGGCGTCAGCCGACAGGAGTTGAACCGCTATTTTTGCGGACAAAGAGAGCTTCCGCTTCGTTCGATCGCGGACCTAGCCTGGGCGCTCGACAAGGAGATTCACGTTGAACTGCGCGATCCGGCGGGTTCAACGGAAAGCGGTTGCCTTGCTCAATCCGAGATACCGGCCGAGACACGGGTCGAGGCGCAGGCAGCCGTTCACTCCACTAGCTTCAGAGAGGTCATCTCCTGGAGCTCTTCGCGCGCGATCCGCACCATTGTTGCCCGCGCCATTGCTGATAGGGACGATTGA